In Paraflavitalea devenefica, the following are encoded in one genomic region:
- a CDS encoding BamA/TamA family outer membrane protein, giving the protein MKKYLYALIVSCAAFVTQAQDSIVHRVILIGDAGEISKEQQRIIPLAAEMVIKNKTSVLYLGDNIYPSGMALPGNKKEQATQDILRSQYSPMRSNGAAVYFVPGNHDWDRMGPDGLAKIKNQWSYLNQQNDPLLKMVPADGCPDPVEINVADNLTIIAFDSEWWLFPYDKDNKEADCNCRTKEDITARLQELLYKNRYKMVMLASHHPFQSYGHHGGYYSLKDHIFPLTAINKDLYIPLPVIGSLYPVLRKAIVNPEDMGHPLYKTMIKNMDEVAQHFPNLIHVAGHEHGLQFIKSSQVQVVSGAGAKKAYARKGKHSLFASTRAGFITADLLTNNHLRFTYYTQITDGVKASFTYTQEYVKVQEQEQLAIKATPQDSITIVPLARFDSVNRFHRWLFGENYRKDYATPTTFPVIRISQVKGGLTPSRLGGGHQSKSLRLLDKNGKEWALRSVEKYPDVLLPEALRETFVKDLLSDNMSSNYPYGALIVPPIASRLGIPHATPIIGWVAPDTALGIYGNTFANTLCLLEEREPLGESDNTLKMRRKMDEDNDNSFDSTAYLRARLLDLLIGDWDRHEDQWRWLPEKDGKGKKYKAIPRDRDQVFYTNQGVIPHAARWRWILPFLQGFNSNYRNIEGELWESRQLNGRFLTQFSYDDWMRITREFVATVTDPVLEEGLRQLPAAAYQLRHDKFLKILKDRRDNLPAAMDHYYRFINKIVDIKVTDKHELVEITDAPDNGITVAIHKLSKSRKLEDLLFKKTFSPGMTKEVRLYLSKGDDSVRINNTNNGVKLRIIGGEGNKTYDVAEGKGGIKLYEGENNATINGDAGRLRKRLSNDSAHTAFNPVDLYNITQPLASIGLNVDDGFLLGAGFKHVRKQGFRKKPYTKIAQYSGLQQLLVSHSFSTNAYKIDYKGEWIHAIGKADIITQALIKAPNNTINFFGRGNETEFHKIDNFKKFYRTRFNTYQAWAALRWGNAKGSSISVGPAAQIYRFDDDGNKGRFIENTSLIGSYDSATIADDKAHAGLIVNYIRDKRNNPILTSWGSYINVRLQGFGGLNDYSKSFAQLIPEIAFYTPLNAKSSIVLANRLGGGITVGKTAFYQSLFLGGHENLLGYRQYRFAGQHSLYNNLEMRIKLTQIGGYVLPGLFGMIGFYDVGRVWEKGEHSDKWHNGVGGGFFFAPAQMIVIRALAGYSSEGWLPFVVVGMRF; this is encoded by the coding sequence ATGAAAAAATACCTATACGCCCTTATTGTATCGTGCGCTGCCTTTGTGACGCAGGCGCAGGACAGCATTGTACACCGGGTCATCCTCATTGGCGATGCCGGAGAGATCAGCAAAGAACAACAGCGGATCATTCCCCTGGCGGCTGAAATGGTCATCAAAAACAAGACCTCCGTGCTCTACCTGGGCGATAACATCTATCCCTCCGGTATGGCGTTGCCCGGTAATAAAAAGGAACAGGCCACGCAGGACATCCTGCGCTCACAATACTCGCCCATGCGCAGCAATGGCGCCGCCGTCTACTTCGTGCCCGGTAACCACGACTGGGACCGCATGGGACCCGATGGACTGGCTAAGATCAAAAACCAGTGGAGTTACCTCAACCAGCAAAATGATCCCTTATTAAAAATGGTGCCGGCCGACGGCTGTCCCGATCCCGTGGAGATCAACGTGGCCGATAACCTCACCATCATAGCGTTCGATAGTGAATGGTGGTTATTCCCCTATGACAAAGACAACAAAGAAGCAGATTGTAATTGCCGTACCAAAGAAGACATAACAGCGCGTTTACAGGAACTGCTCTACAAGAACCGGTACAAAATGGTCATGCTGGCTTCCCACCACCCGTTTCAGTCCTATGGCCATCATGGCGGTTACTATTCCCTTAAGGACCATATCTTCCCCCTCACGGCCATCAACAAAGATCTCTACATACCATTACCCGTTATAGGCTCCCTCTATCCTGTACTAAGAAAGGCGATCGTAAACCCCGAAGACATGGGCCACCCCCTTTACAAAACTATGATCAAAAACATGGATGAAGTGGCGCAACATTTTCCCAACCTCATACATGTGGCAGGTCATGAACATGGACTGCAGTTCATCAAAAGCAGCCAGGTGCAGGTAGTCAGTGGGGCCGGTGCCAAAAAGGCCTATGCCAGAAAAGGAAAACATTCATTATTTGCTTCCACAAGGGCTGGTTTTATCACGGCCGACCTCCTCACCAATAACCACCTCCGCTTTACTTACTATACACAAATTACCGACGGCGTTAAAGCCTCCTTTACCTATACACAGGAATACGTGAAAGTGCAGGAGCAGGAACAACTGGCCATCAAGGCCACGCCGCAGGACAGCATCACCATCGTGCCCCTGGCGCGCTTCGATAGTGTGAACCGCTTTCACCGTTGGCTCTTTGGCGAAAACTACCGGAAGGACTACGCGACCCCTACCACATTCCCTGTCATCAGGATCTCTCAGGTAAAAGGCGGGTTAACGCCCAGCCGTCTCGGTGGCGGCCACCAGTCCAAATCACTCAGGCTGCTCGATAAAAATGGAAAAGAATGGGCCCTGCGAAGCGTGGAAAAATACCCCGATGTACTACTGCCCGAAGCCCTGCGCGAAACCTTTGTGAAAGACCTCCTGTCAGACAACATGTCTTCCAACTATCCCTATGGTGCATTAATAGTACCGCCCATCGCCAGCCGGCTGGGTATCCCCCATGCCACACCCATCATTGGTTGGGTTGCACCCGATACAGCGCTGGGCATCTATGGCAATACATTTGCCAACACCTTATGCCTGCTGGAAGAACGCGAACCCCTGGGTGAATCAGACAACACGCTCAAGATGCGCCGCAAAATGGATGAAGACAACGACAACAGTTTCGACAGCACGGCATACCTGCGCGCCCGCCTGCTCGATCTCCTCATTGGTGATTGGGACAGGCATGAAGACCAGTGGCGCTGGTTGCCGGAAAAGGACGGCAAAGGGAAAAAATACAAAGCCATCCCCCGCGACCGTGACCAGGTATTCTATACCAATCAAGGGGTCATCCCCCATGCAGCCAGGTGGCGCTGGATATTACCCTTCCTGCAAGGCTTTAACAGCAACTACCGTAACATTGAAGGTGAACTATGGGAAAGCAGGCAGCTCAACGGCCGCTTCCTCACCCAGTTCAGCTATGACGACTGGATGCGGATCACCAGGGAGTTTGTGGCCACAGTGACCGACCCGGTATTGGAAGAAGGGCTCCGGCAATTGCCGGCCGCTGCTTACCAGCTTCGCCATGATAAATTCCTGAAAATACTGAAAGACAGAAGGGATAACCTGCCGGCAGCCATGGACCATTACTACCGTTTCATCAACAAAATTGTAGACATCAAAGTAACGGATAAGCATGAATTGGTAGAGATCACAGACGCACCCGACAATGGCATTACAGTGGCAATTCATAAACTGTCCAAAAGCAGGAAGTTGGAAGACCTGCTCTTCAAAAAGACCTTCTCCCCTGGTATGACCAAAGAAGTAAGGCTCTACCTGTCCAAAGGAGATGACAGCGTGCGCATCAACAACACCAACAACGGTGTTAAACTGCGCATCATCGGTGGAGAAGGTAACAAGACCTACGATGTAGCCGAAGGAAAGGGTGGTATAAAACTATATGAAGGGGAGAACAATGCGACTATAAACGGAGACGCGGGCCGGCTTCGTAAACGGCTGTCGAACGACAGTGCGCATACAGCTTTTAACCCTGTAGATCTTTACAACATCACCCAACCACTTGCCTCCATCGGGCTCAACGTGGATGATGGATTCCTGCTTGGTGCGGGTTTTAAGCATGTGCGCAAACAGGGCTTCCGTAAAAAGCCTTATACCAAAATAGCCCAGTATTCAGGCTTGCAGCAACTGCTCGTATCCCATTCCTTCTCCACCAATGCATACAAAATAGACTACAAAGGCGAATGGATCCATGCCATCGGCAAAGCCGATATCATTACCCAGGCGCTCATCAAAGCGCCCAACAATACCATTAACTTCTTCGGCCGGGGCAACGAAACCGAATTTCATAAAATAGACAACTTCAAAAAATTCTACCGCACCCGGTTCAATACCTACCAGGCATGGGCAGCGCTGCGTTGGGGCAATGCCAAAGGCAGCAGCATCAGTGTAGGGCCGGCTGCACAGATCTACCGTTTCGATGATGATGGCAACAAAGGCCGGTTCATTGAAAACACCTCCCTCATTGGTTCCTATGACAGTGCCACCATTGCCGACGATAAGGCGCATGCGGGGTTGATCGTAAACTACATCAGGGATAAAAGGAATAACCCGATACTTACCTCCTGGGGTTCTTACATCAATGTGCGCCTGCAGGGATTCGGCGGGTTAAATGACTATTCAAAATCATTTGCACAGCTCATACCCGAAATAGCCTTCTATACACCGCTCAATGCGAAAAGCTCTATCGTATTGGCCAACCGCCTGGGTGGTGGCATCACCGTAGGTAAAACAGCCTTTTACCAGTCGCTCTTCCTGGGTGGCCATGAGAACCTGCTGGGTTACCGCCAATACCGTTTTGCCGGTCAGCATAGCCTCTACAACAACCTCGAAATGCGCATCAAGCTCACGCAGATCGGCGGTTACGTATTGCCCGGCTTATTCGGTATGATTGGCTTTTACGACGTGGGAAGGGTATGGGAGAAAGGCGAACATTCAGACAAATGGCACAACGGCGTAGGTGGAGGCTTCTTCTTTGCGCCGGCGCAAATGATCGTCATCAGGGCATTGGCAGGTTATTCCAGCGAAGGCTGGCTGCCGTTTGTAGTAGTGGGGATGAGGTTCTGA
- the ppk1 gene encoding polyphosphate kinase 1 has product MNTAGFFSRDISWLSFNERVLMEAGNAKVPLAERIKFLAIYSSNLDEFYRVRMPALMALQKINKSKPGKEGIYTGTLEEAKTIIHRQQELFGKTITGILPVLESQGIRLLYNQPIPDEILPAITEYFFTQVLAFLQPVYLSGIRPDFFPGNNKLYIAAVLQYPGRETEYAIVNIPSDTLPRFKAWTVNNTTYIVFIDDIIKYHLRYIFRHSVVAGAYSFKITRDAELSLEDDFEEDMAEKIEKQISKRDFGFATRFLYQPGIPQAGLDAIITHFNLARASIVAGGTYHNLKDLASLPVTGKVAQYEPWPAVVHPATGKPRSIFEAIAAKDIIIHPPYQSYNTVLRFFNEAAIDPAVSEIYVTLYRVADDSKIVHALISAARNGKQVTVLVELKARFDEANNIRWARQMKVAGVKIIYSESTLKVHAKIALVKRKDKIGTYYAGLLATGNLNESTARFYTDHILLTSDYALLREMEDLFLFLSQRKKSGGTNIKFNHLLVAQFNLQQVFMERIDREIAWARQGRAAKITIKLNNLEEKKLISKLYEASQAGVTIQLFVRSICCLMPGVVGLSENITVRRIVDRYLEHGRIFIFHNGGEEEIYLGSADWMDRNIYRRIEVCFPVYDKDIQNEIKDIISFQWQDSEQAVQLDSRLQNQPIAGSEEPTRSQENIYNYIRNKAEKQA; this is encoded by the coding sequence ATGAATACAGCCGGTTTTTTCAGCAGGGATATCAGTTGGCTTTCTTTCAATGAACGGGTACTAATGGAGGCCGGCAACGCAAAAGTGCCATTGGCCGAACGGATCAAATTCCTGGCGATCTACTCTTCCAACCTCGATGAATTTTACCGTGTCCGCATGCCTGCCCTCATGGCTTTACAAAAAATTAATAAATCCAAACCCGGTAAGGAGGGCATCTATACCGGCACCCTGGAAGAAGCAAAAACCATCATTCACCGGCAGCAGGAACTCTTTGGTAAAACCATTACCGGCATCCTGCCTGTATTGGAAAGCCAGGGCATCAGGCTCCTGTACAACCAGCCAATACCCGATGAGATACTGCCCGCTATCACCGAATACTTCTTTACCCAGGTGCTGGCATTCCTGCAACCGGTATACCTCTCCGGCATCAGGCCCGACTTCTTTCCCGGCAATAACAAACTATACATTGCTGCCGTGCTGCAATATCCCGGCAGGGAAACAGAATATGCCATCGTCAACATTCCCTCCGATACCCTGCCCCGTTTCAAAGCCTGGACCGTAAACAATACAACCTACATCGTTTTTATAGATGACATCATCAAATACCACCTGCGCTACATCTTCCGGCACTCGGTAGTGGCAGGTGCTTACAGCTTCAAGATCACCCGCGATGCAGAGCTCAGTCTGGAAGACGATTTTGAAGAAGACATGGCAGAGAAAATAGAAAAGCAGATCAGCAAACGCGATTTCGGCTTTGCCACCCGTTTCCTCTATCAGCCCGGTATACCGCAGGCTGGCCTGGATGCCATCATAACACACTTCAACCTGGCCAGGGCCAGCATCGTGGCAGGAGGTACCTACCATAACCTCAAAGACCTGGCTTCATTACCGGTAACCGGCAAAGTAGCACAATATGAGCCCTGGCCTGCGGTGGTACACCCTGCAACCGGTAAACCCCGCTCCATCTTTGAGGCCATTGCAGCGAAGGACATCATCATCCATCCGCCGTATCAATCCTATAACACCGTATTGCGCTTCTTCAATGAGGCGGCCATTGATCCGGCCGTATCGGAAATATATGTAACCCTCTACCGGGTGGCCGATGATTCAAAAATCGTGCATGCCCTTATCAGTGCTGCCCGCAATGGTAAGCAGGTAACTGTACTGGTAGAACTAAAAGCCCGGTTTGATGAGGCCAACAACATCCGGTGGGCGCGGCAAATGAAAGTCGCCGGCGTAAAAATCATCTACTCCGAATCTACCCTGAAAGTGCATGCCAAAATTGCGCTCGTAAAACGGAAAGATAAAATTGGCACATACTATGCTGGATTACTGGCTACGGGTAACCTGAATGAAAGTACCGCCCGGTTCTATACCGACCATATCCTGCTCACTTCGGATTATGCCCTGTTGCGCGAAATGGAAGACCTCTTCCTCTTTCTCAGTCAGCGTAAAAAATCCGGTGGGACCAACATAAAATTCAATCACCTGTTGGTAGCGCAGTTCAACCTGCAGCAGGTGTTTATGGAAAGGATAGACCGGGAAATAGCCTGGGCCAGGCAAGGAAGGGCGGCAAAGATCACCATCAAGCTCAACAACCTCGAAGAAAAAAAGCTCATCAGTAAACTCTACGAGGCTTCCCAGGCAGGCGTTACCATTCAGCTCTTCGTCAGAAGCATCTGTTGTCTCATGCCCGGTGTAGTAGGATTAAGTGAGAACATTACGGTCAGGCGCATTGTGGACCGTTACCTGGAACATGGGCGTATATTCATTTTTCACAACGGTGGGGAAGAAGAGATCTATCTTGGCTCTGCCGACTGGATGGATAGGAACATCTACCGGCGCATAGAAGTATGCTTCCCGGTCTATGATAAAGACATACAAAACGAAATAAAGGACATCATCAGCTTCCAGTGGCAGGACAGTGAACAGGCCGTGCAGTTAGACAGTCGCCTGCAGAACCAGCCCATAGCGGGCAGTGAAGAACCTACCCGTTCCCAGGAAAACATATACAATTACATAAGGAATAAAGCAGAAAAACAGGCATAA
- a CDS encoding AraC family transcriptional regulator has translation MAVTPVLDIGKSAANVPFEIHTMEWIAQNRFQQNEVPHRHNYFVIIWVRKGSGVHFIDVDKYDLENNTVYCLTPGQIHLLKVNPPVDGFVISFTAGFLSLNDDNFNLLFNTGLFYTFSHSPVIRVSEEMAGDMGEIAAKMIREYDNFFLLRSEILRGFLKIFLIYLTRQFEGVDTQAQQPRNIELAKKFLSLLEQQYATKKMVADYAGQLAVTPNYLNEVIKKVSGFPASHHIQQRIILEAKRQAAYSDVSMKEIAWNLGFDDVAHFSKFFKNASGASFSDFRKSLVVQSPASGW, from the coding sequence ATGGCGGTAACACCTGTACTGGATATTGGGAAATCTGCGGCCAATGTACCTTTTGAGATCCATACCATGGAATGGATAGCCCAAAACAGGTTTCAGCAAAATGAAGTTCCCCACCGCCATAACTACTTTGTCATCATCTGGGTCAGGAAGGGATCGGGGGTTCACTTCATCGATGTAGACAAATATGACCTGGAGAACAATACCGTATACTGCCTTACCCCCGGGCAGATACACCTGCTGAAAGTCAATCCGCCGGTAGACGGATTTGTCATCTCCTTTACGGCCGGATTCCTCAGCCTCAACGACGACAACTTCAACCTGCTTTTCAATACCGGCCTCTTCTATACCTTTTCCCATTCCCCGGTCATCAGGGTATCGGAAGAAATGGCAGGCGACATGGGGGAGATTGCAGCAAAAATGATCAGGGAATATGACAACTTCTTCCTGCTGCGGTCGGAAATACTGCGGGGATTCCTGAAAATATTCCTCATCTACCTCACCCGCCAGTTTGAAGGGGTCGATACCCAGGCGCAACAGCCCAGGAACATAGAGCTGGCTAAAAAATTCCTTTCCCTCCTCGAACAGCAATATGCCACCAAAAAAATGGTAGCCGATTATGCCGGTCAACTGGCAGTAACGCCCAACTACCTCAATGAGGTCATCAAAAAAGTATCCGGGTTCCCGGCCAGCCACCACATTCAGCAAAGGATCATCCTCGAAGCCAAGCGGCAGGCGGCTTACTCGGATGTCAGCATGAAAGAAATAGCCTGGAACCTCGGCTTCGACGACGTAGCCCATTTCAGCAAATTCTTCAAAAACGCCTCCGGCGCCAGCTTCTCCGACTTCCGCAAAAGTCTCGTTGTTCAGTCGCCAGCCTCTGGCTGGTGA